In the Cellulomonas sp. C5510 genome, GCGTCGGCGCGCTGCTCCCGCTCCACGGGACCGAGGGCGAGCGCCTCGTCGATCGCCGCAGCGATCGCCGCGGGGTCCTCGACCGGCACGATCGTCGCCGTGTCGCCGACCGCCTCGGGGATCCCGCCGGTGTCCGTGGTGATGACGGGACCGCCGCCGGACAGCATCTTCTCGACCAGGGCGATGCCGAACGTCTCGACGAACTCCGGCCGCGGCTTGCTGGGCAGCACGTAGGCGGCGGAGCCGGCCATGAGGTGCGGCTTCTCGTCGTCCGACACGTCGTCGAGGAACAGGATGCGGTCCGCGACGGGCGACGCCGCCGCGTGCGCGCGCAGGCGGCCCGCGTCGGGGCCGTTGCCGGCGACCACCAGCCGGTGCGTGCCGGGCGCGCTGCTCGCCGCGTAGCCGTCGATGAGGTCGTCGACGCCCTTCGCCGCCGCCAGCCGGGACAGGTACAGCACGTACCCGCCGCGGTCGAGGCCCCGGCCGGCGAGCACCGCGTCCGTCTCGGCGTCGTCGCGGGCGAGGTACCGCGCGACGTCCACCGCGGGGTAGGAGATGCGCACCCGCTCGCGGCACTGCTGGGCGAACGTGGTGCCGTGCTTCGCGTCCACCGCCTGAGCCTCCGCGACGATGAGCTCGCGGGTGTACTCCGACACGGCCAGGCAGACGTCGTGCTCCAGGTAGGCCGACAGGACGTGCGCCGCCGCGCCGAACCGGTCGGCCTCGACGCACGCCCGCACCACATTCGTCACGTCGGACCCGACCGCCTCGGCGACCGTCGTCACCCGCACCGGCAGCCCGGTGCGGCGGGCGACGTGCACCGCGTCCGCGACGGCCGTCGCGTGCGGGCTCAGGTACAGGGAGAGCGCGACGGTCGGCACCCCGTCGGTGAACAGCTCGACCAGCCGGCCGATCAGGCCCGCGACCCAGCGGCCGTCCGGCACCTTGTAGTCGCCGACGGGGTCGGGTCGCTCGACGACCACGCCCTCCCGGTACGGCAGCACCCGGTCCAGCGGCTTGAGGGGCAGCCCGGCGGCCTGCAGCCGGTCGATCGGCCACGTGACGATGCGGACCTCGTCGAACCCGCGGTCGAGCGCGGCCTCCGCGAGGTTGCGGGCCTCCCCGGAGTGCCCGCAGATCACCGGGTCGGCGCGCACGACTATCACCAGGCGGCGGTCCACGCGGCGTGGCGGGGAGTCGGACGCGGGGGTCAGGACGGTGTCGGTCACGGGAACCTCCGGGGGTGCGGCGCGGCTGGTGCGGGGGTGACGGTCGGGGGTTGCTGCTGGGGTGGCGGGACCGGTGCCCGGGGCGGGTGCGTCCCGGTCGGGGTCCGCGCGGGAGGGTGCCGGGTCGGTGCCCGGTGGGTGCCGGGCCGGTGCGGGGTCGGCGCCCGGTCGCGCTCAGGCGGGGGAGCCGGTGGGTCTGCCGGGGTGCGACGGCGGCCGGGTCGCCGCCGTCCAGGGCCCGGGTTCCGGCCCGAGGTCCACCCGCAGGTGGCCGCCGGCGTGCAGCTCGGTGCCGGTCAGCCACGTCCGGTCCAGCTCCGCGCCGTCCAGCAGGACGCGCTGCACATACTGCGCGGGGCCGCCGGGCTCCGGCTCGACGAACCCGCGGGTGTCGATCGTGAACGGCCGCCCGCCGACGTCGACCCGGGCCTCCCGCCAGGCGGGGGCGTTGACGAGGAACAGGTTCTGCCCGGCGACCGGGAACAGGCCGAGGCTCGCCCACACGTACCAGGACGACAGCCCGCCGGAGTCGTCGTTGCCCGGCAGCCCGCCGCGTCCCGTGCCGAACTGCTGCTGGGTCACGGCGTGCACCACCTCGGCGGTGCGGTCCGGGCGGCCGGCGTACTGGTACGCCCAGGGCGCCTCCATGTCCGGCTCGTTGTTCAGGCCCTCGAACCGGTGCAGCGCGTACCCGGCGAGCATCTCGTCAGCGTCCGGCGCGAGGCCGGGCTGCGTCACGGGGGCGGCGCCGTAGCCGAAGAACCGGTCCAGCAGCGCCACGAACGCCGCGTCCCCGCCCGCCAGCCCGATGCGCGACGCCATGTCGTGCAGCAGCCGGAACGAGTAGTTCCACCGGCCGCCCTCGTAGAACGTCGAGTCCCGCAGCAGGCCCGTGCCCGGGTCGAAGGCGTTGCGCCACCGGTCCGCGAGCGGGGCGAACTGCGCCACGAGCGTCCGGTCGCCGACCTGCTGCGCGATCACCGCCGTGCAGAAGTAGCCGAACGCCAGGTCGAGGGTGTGGCTGATCGGGTGCGCGCGGCCGTGCAGCAGGAACTCCTCGCCGTACGTGCGCCGCAGGTCGTTGTGCAGGTGAACCAGCGCCCAGTCCCAGTCCAGAGGCATGCCGAGGGCGCACAGGTCGGCGAAGAACGTGTGCGCCAGCGCGCTGCCCTGTCGGGAGAACCGGTCCGCGCCGCGCGCCATGCGGTAGCCGATCGGGAAGTTGCCCTCCTCCTCGGCGATGTGGAGGATCGCGGTCGCCAGCTCGACGGCCCTCTCCGGCACGAGGGCCGTGAGCAGCGGGAGCTGCGTGCGGTAGATGTCCCACATCGTCGCGATGTCGAACGCGAACGGTGTGTCCGTCGGCCAGAACGGGCTCTCGTCCGGGGCCAGGCACGGCTTCACCAGCGAGTGGTAGAGCGCCGTGGCCATCACCGTGTGCTTGCCCGGGTCCGGCGTGTCGACCTGCACCCTGCCGAGGTGCTCCCGCCAGTCCTGGGCCGTCCGGGCGCGCCGCGTGGCGAACGACCCCGGCCCCGGGCCGCACTCCCGCTCGAGGTTCTCGCGCGCCTGGTCGACGCCCCGCAGCGAGAACCCGAACCGCAGCTCCACCACCTGGCCCGGCTCCGCGCGACCCGCCCACATCAACCCGAACGGGCGCAGCGTCGTCGGGCGGATCCGGTCGAAGTCCAGCCGTGTGCCGCCCGGCATGAGGCGCCGGTCGTACCAGAGCAGCTGCCGCCACTGCGCCGACGCCGGCGCGTCGCACTCCACGTGCACGGCCAGCGGCGCGCCCTCGACGGTGATCTCGCCCTGCGCCACGCCCGGGGCGAGGGCCTGCAGGTGCGCGCGCAGCGGCACGGTCCGGCCGTACGGGATGTCCAGCCCGCCGAGGCTCAGGTCGATGACCAGCCGCGCGTCCCGGTGCGCCGGGAACGTGTACCGGTGCACCGCGGACTTCGGGCCCACGGTCACCTCGCACCGGATGCCCGAGTCGAGGGTCGCGGCGTACCAGCCGGGCTCCGCCTCCTCCTCGACGACGTCGTACAGCAGCCCCAGGTCGTCCAGCGGCAGCAGCATCGGCGTGACCCGCACGTAGTTGTAGTACTTGCGGATCGCCCCCGTGCCGGACTGCTGGAAGTGCGTGAACCCCGAGGCCCGCGTCCCCGCGTGCAGCTCCGGCGGCAGCCCCTCCGTCGACAGGTCGTACCGCCCGTACCCCGTCGGGTACGCGCCGGAGTACGCGCACGCGCTCACCATCCCCAGCGGATACGTGGCCCCCGGGTGCGTGTTCCCGACCTGCGGCTTCGGCCACCACCAGGTCGCCGCCAGGCCGGTCTGCGGCGGCAGCGCCGTGGCCTCCGTGCCGATGAACGGGTCGACGTGCTCGAACACGCGGCTCCCTCCCCCGACGGTCGCGATGGTCCGGCCGGCGCGCCGCGGTGCGGCCGGTGGACGGACCGTACGCGGCGGAGGTGTCCGGCGGGTTACGGCGGGCGGGCGGCTTCCAGGAGCAGCTGCGCCGAGACACTGACGTCGGTCGCCCTCACCCCGTCGGAGCTGGTGGCGAGGACGGATCCTGCAGCGTCAAGGGCCACTCGTGATCCAGGCCCGGGGCCGAGGGTCTCGACCTCCTGTGCCTCCGTGATGGCGCCCCCGGTACTGCATCCCGAACGGCTCGCGCCCATCTGCACCGGGTCTGCGACCCAGCGCAGACCGCCGATCTCGGCGTCGAGCACCTCGACCATCTCGCGTTCGCATGGCCGCGTAGTGGTCGAGCATCTGCTCCATCAACGGTCGAGCGGTCGTCTCTGCCTCCCGCTCCGTCGTGGTGATCTCGCCCGAGCAGCCCGCAGTCAGCGAAGCGATCACCAGCGCCGCTCCGACGGTGCGACTCCTCCGGAGCCGGGCGGCGGGACGGGTCGTCATGCCGGCGGGCTCGTCGATGTGCCGGGGGCAGGGGTCGGTGCCGGACCATCGAGCGGGGAGCGGCGGGTGTAGTCGAGTCCGGGCTTGTTCTCCCACAGGTGGCAGCCTGTGCGTAGCACGAGGACCGAGTGGCGCCCCATGTCGAACGAGTAGCTTGCGCCGTACCGGTCCCTCCCGATGAACGTCATGTCCGTGGGGCGGTCGACGAGGTACCCCTGGGACTCGAAGCCGTAGCGTCCGCCGACTTCCCGGATGATCGCCACCACGGCCCCCCAGTCCGACCGGTCGTACGTGCCGTCGGCGGTGAGACCGACCGGGTGGAACTCCTGGGCTTCGGTGATCGCCCCCTGCGTGCTGCAGTTCGCCCAGCCCATCGGGAGGATGTCGGGAGCGGCGTACCAGTCCAGGCCGCCGATCTCGTTGTCCAGGGTGGCGACCATCTCGCGGAGCATGGGCTCGTAGTGGTCGAGCATCTGCTCCATCGTGGGGCGGGCGATCATCCGTTCGTGCAGCTCCTCGGTCGAGATCGATGGTTCACAGGACGCGAGGAGCGAGGCGGCGCTCAGCAGGGCGATGAACCCCCACGGGAGGGATCGTCTCCTCGCGACCGGTAGTCGTCCCCCGCGCGTCACGAGGTCACTGCCCGGAGGTGGCTGACGAAATCGCCGGCGCCCACGCCGGAGTGGAGAACCGCGCGGTCCGTCAGTCCGACGACCACCGACGCGATGTTGTGCTGGCTCATCGTGTTGTCTCGCAGGTAGTCGGAGTGGCCAGTCGACGCCTCGTACGGAACGCCTCCGACCTCGCCTGCTCGGGACGAGAGTCCGGTGACGCCGCGGAGGTGAGAGGGATCGACCCCGAAGTGGCCCGCGTCGGCAACCGGATCGAGCCGTGCTTCGACGCGGTACAGCGAGCCGGCAGGCACGTCGAGACTCTCGGCGGAGCTGGTGGCCAAGCCCGGGGAGCCGAACACCACGGCAGCGTCCAGCCCGGTCTCCTCTCGCATGGCGAACCCCGTCGTCGTCGACCCGTAGGAGTGTCCGAGGGCCGTCAGCCTCGGGTGCTCGAAGTCGCGGGCGGCGTCCACTCCTTGCAGGAACCGCGCGAGATCCTCGCCCCCCTGCCGCGCCAGGGTGTCGCTGGTGACGAAGCGGCCCGTCGGATCCGTCACGTCGGACCACTGCGGTGCCTCGTAGCCGAGCCAGGCCACGGTGGCGACCCCGCCTTGGTCTCCGTGCGCTCGTGACTCCGCACGCGCACGCGAGGCCAGGTCCTCCATGCTCACGACGTGGTCCTCGAGGTTGCCGCTCACTGTTGTGGTGAAGCCCGGGACGAACACCCCGACGTGCGCCGCGGAGTCGACATCGCCGACACCGACCGCGGCTTTGAGCTGATGATCACCGGTGGTGTCGAGCAGCAGGAGCCTCCGGTCGCCGCTGGTGGCGAGCGCCCGTTCGATGGCCTCGAGGCCGGCCAGCTTCTCGTCGAGCACGATCAGGATCCCTGCGGTGTCCGCGTCCCAGGAGTCCGCGTCCGCGAGCAGCGCCTCGCGCTGGGCGGTCAGCTCGTCGCGGTACCGGTCGAGCAGGACGCGGTTCGCCTGGTCCCGGACGGCGAACGGGATGCCGTCGAGGTTCCCGACCCACTCGGGGTGCCGGGCGAGGACGCGGGCCTGGTGCTCGGGTGTGAGGGACCGCCACCACGCGGCGGCGTCGGCGGGGGTCCCGCCCGGTGGGCGCAGGAGGCGGTGGCGTCCCCGGGCCGCACCGGCGTGGCCGGCTGCTGCGAGGCCCGCGGCGGGGAGCGGGTCGTCGGTGTCGGCGGCCCGGCGCAGGGCGTCGGCGAGCAGCGTGTCGGCGTGCTGGGCGGTGCGGAGCGCCTGCTGGACGCGGTCGGTGAGCTCGCGCGCGGTGAGGGCTCGGTCCCGGGCCTCGTCGTCGTCGGCGACGCAGCGGGCGTCGGTGGCACGGCCGGTGCCGTGGTCGACGTGGTAGCCGTGGGCGCGGGCCCAGGCGAGTGTGGCGTCGAGCTCCGCGCGGGCGGTGGTCAGCGACGCGGCGGCGTCGTCGGCCGAGACGGCGACGAGGGCGATCTCGGCGACGGTCGTCGCGAGGCGCCGGCGCAGGGCGTCGTGGGCGCGGAGCGCGGCGTCACGGGACGGGCCGGCCCAGGTCGCGGGCGGTGCGGCCGCGTCGAGGTCGTCGTCGAGGGTGACGAGCAGGCGGCGGCACCCGGCGAGGTGGTCGGCGAGGCCGGCGACGGCGTCCGGCCGCCAGGCGAGCACGGTGTCGAGTGCGGTCACGGGTGCACCGCCCCGCCCCGGCTGGCGATCCGGGCGAACGACTCGGCGACCGCCTGATCCGTGCGGACGGCCGCGCGGACCGACGCGAGCACGCGGTCGCGCTGGGCGGCGGCGTCGGACGACCACCGGCGCGCCTGCGCGGACCACACGCCCCGCAGCCGGAGGGCCGCCTCGGCGCTCTGCGAACCGGGCAGCGCCGGTGCGAGGGCGCCGACGTGCTCGGCGTGGTGGCTCGCCAGGACGGCCTCGGCGACGGTGCCGACCGCCGAGGCGGCGGCCTCGACGTCGGCGGTGGACATCTCGATCTGGACGGTCATGCCATCTCCCCTGCCGTGGAAGTGGCATGACCGTAGCCGTCAGGAACGCATTGCCGGGAACGACCTCACACGCCTGTGGAAACCATCAGGCACATTCTCGACAAATCGCGCGGCGGCCGCGCTGATTCGTCCCGGATACGCATTCTGTCCCGGATGTCCGCGGTGGCGGGACGCTCAGCCCCACGACCCGCGGGCGTACTGCACGGGCCATCCCGTGGCGCCCGCGGGCACGACCGTCGCGGCCGGGTCGCCCGCGTGCTCCAGCACCGGGCGGTCGCCGTCGAGGGCCTGCGCCGCGCGCAGCGGCCAGTGCGGGTCGAACAGAGCCGGGCGCCCGAGCATCACGGCGTCCGCGGAGCCGTCCGCGAGCACCTGCTCCGCGATCTCGGGGGTGGTGAGCAGGCCGACGGCCGACGTGGCGATCCCGGCGGTCTCGCGGATCTGCCGCGCGGCGGGCACCTGGTACCCGGGGCCCACGGGGATGCGGGCCAGGACGTTGCCGCCGGTGGAGACGTCCACGAGGTCGACCCCGTGCTCGCGCAGCCAGACCGCCACCTGGGCCGTGTCGTCGACCGTGAGGCCGCCCTCGGTCCAGTCGGTGGCGGAGACGCGCACCAGGAGCGGGCTGTCGTCGGGCAGCTCCGCCCGGACCGCGTCGACCGTGGCGAGCAGCAGCCGGGCGCGCCCCGCGAGGTCGCCCCCCCACACGTCGGTGCGCTGGTTGGACAGCGGCGAGAGGAACTGGTGGAGCAGGTAGCCGTGCGCGGCGTGCACCTCCACCACGTCGAACCCGGCGGCCAGGGCCCGGCGGGTGGCTGCGGCGAACTGCCCGGGCACGGCGGCGACCTCGTCGGCGGTGAGCTCGCGCGGCGCGGCGAGCCCCTCGAACGCGAGGTCCGAGGGCGCGACCGTGGACCAGCCGCCGGACGACTCGGGCACGGACCCGGAGCCGTCCCCGAAACCGCGGTAGGTCGACGCCTTGCGACCCGCGTGGGCGAGCTGCACGCCCGCGACGGCCCCGCGGCTCCGGACGAAGTCGGTGACGCGCCGCCAGGCGGCTACGTGCTCGTCGCCCCAGATGCCGACGTCCTGCGGCGAGATGCGCCCCTCGGGGACGACGGCCGTCGCCTCGGCCATGACGAGACCGAAGCCCCCCACGGCGCGGGCACCCAGGTGGGCGAGGTGCCAGTCGGTGGGCAGGCCGTCCGGTCCGGCGGAGTACTGGCACATGGGCGCCAGCCAGACGCGGTTGCGGAACGTGGTCCCGCGCAGGGTCAGGGGCGACATCAGGAGGCTCACGTGCAGCAGGAACCCTTCTCGGCACGCCGGGCATTCCGCGCCGGCGGAGTGGTGCGGCTCACAGGGGGCGCGGTGGGGTCACCCTGCCGCGTCGAGCCAGGCGAGCAGGACGTTCCCGACGGTCAGCA is a window encoding:
- a CDS encoding glycoside hydrolase domain-containing protein, yielding MFEHVDPFIGTEATALPPQTGLAATWWWPKPQVGNTHPGATYPLGMVSACAYSGAYPTGYGRYDLSTEGLPPELHAGTRASGFTHFQQSGTGAIRKYYNYVRVTPMLLPLDDLGLLYDVVEEEAEPGWYAATLDSGIRCEVTVGPKSAVHRYTFPAHRDARLVIDLSLGGLDIPYGRTVPLRAHLQALAPGVAQGEITVEGAPLAVHVECDAPASAQWRQLLWYDRRLMPGGTRLDFDRIRPTTLRPFGLMWAGRAEPGQVVELRFGFSLRGVDQARENLERECGPGPGSFATRRARTAQDWREHLGRVQVDTPDPGKHTVMATALYHSLVKPCLAPDESPFWPTDTPFAFDIATMWDIYRTQLPLLTALVPERAVELATAILHIAEEEGNFPIGYRMARGADRFSRQGSALAHTFFADLCALGMPLDWDWALVHLHNDLRRTYGEEFLLHGRAHPISHTLDLAFGYFCTAVIAQQVGDRTLVAQFAPLADRWRNAFDPGTGLLRDSTFYEGGRWNYSFRLLHDMASRIGLAGGDAAFVALLDRFFGYGAAPVTQPGLAPDADEMLAGYALHRFEGLNNEPDMEAPWAYQYAGRPDRTAEVVHAVTQQQFGTGRGGLPGNDDSGGLSSWYVWASLGLFPVAGQNLFLVNAPAWREARVDVGGRPFTIDTRGFVEPEPGGPAQYVQRVLLDGAELDRTWLTGTELHAGGHLRVDLGPEPGPWTAATRPPSHPGRPTGSPA
- a CDS encoding NADH:flavin oxidoreductase/NADH oxidase; protein product: MSLLMSPLTLRGTTFRNRVWLAPMCQYSAGPDGLPTDWHLAHLGARAVGGFGLVMAEATAVVPEGRISPQDVGIWGDEHVAAWRRVTDFVRSRGAVAGVQLAHAGRKASTYRGFGDGSGSVPESSGGWSTVAPSDLAFEGLAAPRELTADEVAAVPGQFAAATRRALAAGFDVVEVHAAHGYLLHQFLSPLSNQRTDVWGGDLAGRARLLLATVDAVRAELPDDSPLLVRVSATDWTEGGLTVDDTAQVAVWLREHGVDLVDVSTGGNVLARIPVGPGYQVPAARQIRETAGIATSAVGLLTTPEIAEQVLADGSADAVMLGRPALFDPHWPLRAAQALDGDRPVLEHAGDPAATVVPAGATGWPVQYARGSWG
- a CDS encoding alpha/beta hydrolase, producing the protein MTALDTVLAWRPDAVAGLADHLAGCRRLLVTLDDDLDAAAPPATWAGPSRDAALRAHDALRRRLATTVAEIALVAVSADDAAASLTTARAELDATLAWARAHGYHVDHGTGRATDARCVADDDEARDRALTARELTDRVQQALRTAQHADTLLADALRRAADTDDPLPAAGLAAAGHAGAARGRHRLLRPPGGTPADAAAWWRSLTPEHQARVLARHPEWVGNLDGIPFAVRDQANRVLLDRYRDELTAQREALLADADSWDADTAGILIVLDEKLAGLEAIERALATSGDRRLLLLDTTGDHQLKAAVGVGDVDSAAHVGVFVPGFTTTVSGNLEDHVVSMEDLASRARAESRAHGDQGGVATVAWLGYEAPQWSDVTDPTGRFVTSDTLARQGGEDLARFLQGVDAARDFEHPRLTALGHSYGSTTTGFAMREETGLDAAVVFGSPGLATSSAESLDVPAGSLYRVEARLDPVADAGHFGVDPSHLRGVTGLSSRAGEVGGVPYEASTGHSDYLRDNTMSQHNIASVVVGLTDRAVLHSGVGAGDFVSHLRAVTS
- a CDS encoding glycosyltransferase gives rise to the protein MTDTVLTPASDSPPRRVDRRLVIVVRADPVICGHSGEARNLAEAALDRGFDEVRIVTWPIDRLQAAGLPLKPLDRVLPYREGVVVERPDPVGDYKVPDGRWVAGLIGRLVELFTDGVPTVALSLYLSPHATAVADAVHVARRTGLPVRVTTVAEAVGSDVTNVVRACVEADRFGAAAHVLSAYLEHDVCLAVSEYTRELIVAEAQAVDAKHGTTFAQQCRERVRISYPAVDVARYLARDDAETDAVLAGRGLDRGGYVLYLSRLAAAKGVDDLIDGYAASSAPGTHRLVVAGNGPDAGRLRAHAAASPVADRILFLDDVSDDEKPHLMAGSAAYVLPSKPRPEFVETFGIALVEKMLSGGGPVITTDTGGIPEAVGDTATIVPVEDPAAIAAAIDEALALGPVEREQRADAARELALQFDRAVVLDKILEAVAEVAPATAP
- a CDS encoding LppA family lipoprotein gives rise to the protein MTRGGRLPVARRRSLPWGFIALLSAASLLASCEPSISTEELHERMIARPTMEQMLDHYEPMLREMVATLDNEIGGLDWYAAPDILPMGWANCSTQGAITEAQEFHPVGLTADGTYDRSDWGAVVAIIREVGGRYGFESQGYLVDRPTDMTFIGRDRYGASYSFDMGRHSVLVLRTGCHLWENKPGLDYTRRSPLDGPAPTPAPGTSTSPPA